In Mycobacterium sp. 050128, one genomic interval encodes:
- a CDS encoding fatty-acid--CoA ligase, which yields MEPNDIHSMVIASDYRIPDPTRVLPFIERNKAALSEIGAHHVLVYTSNHDYGRVLVMIGVHSREPIVELLRSRVFFDWFDEAGIEDIPAVFAGEIIDRFVPTPQSNPSAPGVVVAAIASVDDVAILTAEVGSAMDRFAAAGIRKTWVFQAFDDDHEVLILQEFADEHCAREWIEHPDAAAQWMSRAGVGAYPPLFVGQMFDIMRIEA from the coding sequence GTGGAACCCAATGACATTCATTCGATGGTGATTGCCTCGGACTACCGGATCCCCGATCCGACGCGGGTGTTGCCCTTCATCGAGCGTAATAAAGCGGCGCTCTCCGAAATCGGAGCACACCACGTTCTGGTCTACACCTCGAACCACGACTACGGTCGCGTGCTGGTCATGATCGGAGTCCACAGCCGCGAGCCGATCGTGGAGCTGCTTCGCTCACGCGTCTTCTTCGACTGGTTCGACGAGGCCGGTATCGAGGACATCCCAGCGGTTTTCGCCGGGGAGATCATCGACAGGTTCGTGCCGACACCGCAGTCGAATCCGTCGGCGCCCGGCGTCGTGGTCGCCGCCATCGCGTCGGTCGACGATGTGGCGATCCTGACCGCCGAAGTCGGCTCGGCGATGGACAGGTTCGCGGCGGCCGGCATCCGAAAGACCTGGGTGTTTCAGGCTTTCGACGATGACCACGAGGTGCTGATCCTGCAGGAGTTCGCCGACGAACACTGCGCACGCGAGTGGATCGAGCACCCAGATGCCGCCGCCCAGTGGATGTCCCGGGCGGGGGTGGGGGCCTACCCGCCGCTGTTCGTTGGCCAGATGTTCGACATCATGCGTATCGAGGCTTGA
- a CDS encoding (2Fe-2S)-binding protein, giving the protein MFVCLCNGVTSQTVSECVAAGASTTKAVAHACGAGSDCGRCRRTIQAILKSSQPRSKG; this is encoded by the coding sequence GTGTTCGTATGTCTGTGTAACGGAGTCACCAGTCAAACGGTGTCCGAGTGTGTCGCGGCCGGGGCGTCGACTACCAAGGCCGTTGCGCATGCCTGCGGGGCCGGCTCGGACTGCGGTCGTTGTCGCCGCACCATTCAAGCAATACTCAAATCGTCACAGCCCCGGTCGAAGGGCTGA